In Lascolabacillus massiliensis, a single genomic region encodes these proteins:
- a CDS encoding polysaccharide deacetylase family protein: protein MYDLLFWLSGIACKKKRLVENVSPCNAVTLVEGGIIRGNRNIKNLSLVFTGHEFADGAETIMTVLKRHDIKGTFFLTGEFYRLYPEISRKLQKFGHYMAPHSDKHLLYADWTKRDSTLVTREEFESDLKDNYLAMQSIGLSIESPRYFMPPYEWYNKEISEWAGKMGVVVVNFTPGTTSNADYTTPDMNNYMSSETIYNNILKYEEKDENGLSGFILLIHIGTDPKRMDKLYDRMDDLIIEIKKRGYDFVRIDDLLGKTDSNK, encoded by the coding sequence ATGTATGACCTATTATTTTGGCTATCTGGCATCGCATGCAAAAAAAAAAGATTAGTTGAAAACGTTAGTCCTTGTAATGCAGTAACCTTAGTTGAGGGCGGAATAATCCGAGGTAATAGAAATATAAAAAACCTTTCACTCGTTTTTACAGGACATGAATTTGCTGATGGTGCAGAAACAATAATGACTGTTTTAAAGAGACATGACATTAAAGGCACTTTCTTTCTTACTGGTGAATTTTATAGGTTGTATCCAGAAATCTCCCGAAAACTTCAGAAGTTTGGACACTATATGGCACCTCACTCAGACAAACATCTGCTTTATGCCGATTGGACAAAGCGTGATTCAACATTAGTAACACGTGAAGAGTTTGAGAGTGATTTGAAAGATAACTATTTAGCAATGCAGAGCATTGGGTTGTCGATTGAGTCGCCTAGATATTTTATGCCTCCTTATGAATGGTATAACAAAGAAATAAGTGAATGGGCTGGAAAAATGGGAGTAGTGGTAGTTAATTTTACTCCCGGTACAACATCTAATGCTGATTATACCACACCTGATATGAATAACTATATGTCATCTGAAACAATCTATAATAATATTTTGAAATATGAAGAAAAGGATGAAAATGGGCTTAGTGGTTTTATACTTTTGATTCATATTGGTACAGATCCGAAGAGAATGGATAAACTATATGATCGTATGGATGATCTGATAATCGAAATTAAAAAGAGAGGTTATGATTTTGTCAGAATTGATGATCTGCTTGGGAAGACAGACTCAAATAAATAA
- the dacB gene encoding D-alanyl-D-alanine carboxypeptidase/D-alanyl-D-alanine endopeptidase: MLRILYTTFIFSISCLVYSQQNVQNVVNNPLLRHASVGISVVDITTGKSIVSHNAEKSLTPASVLKLVTTATALETLGDNYRYSTEVALDVDDPSRILVIGSGDPTLGSEVFSENRYGFFINSVQLLSKTLSKNQNYSLYIVDDLFGYEGVSSEWTWIDIGNYYASGTYGISIFDNSYRLFFNTVDKNSCPVILRTEPVIKRLTFNNELKLNNTGRDNGYIYGAPFSYERTLRGDIPAGRTSFSIKGDIPDPGMLLGEILADYLNKAGYKVNNVETAREDYLKRLCSPKKTYSYYRVGQSIFTQLSHPLYEIVREVNVESNNHYAEHLIRTIGRNDVKDINENALDAGIKVTAEYWKSKGVEISSLLMHDGSGLAPQNFVSPKFLTDILTYMHNDSRYSEAFISSLPKAGQEGTLRNFMRNTKYSGKIIAKSGSIGGVQCYAGYLIDGNKKYAFAVMVNKFNTTNTQVRGIIEQFLLSL; this comes from the coding sequence ATGTTGAGAATATTATATACAACATTTATATTTTCCATAAGCTGTCTGGTTTACTCTCAGCAGAATGTGCAAAATGTAGTAAATAATCCATTATTGAGACATGCATCAGTAGGAATCTCTGTAGTTGATATTACAACAGGTAAAAGCATAGTTTCTCATAATGCAGAGAAATCACTAACTCCTGCTTCGGTATTAAAACTGGTTACAACAGCTACTGCATTAGAGACACTGGGTGATAACTACAGATATAGTACAGAAGTAGCTCTTGATGTTGATGATCCTTCACGAATTTTGGTAATTGGGTCCGGTGACCCTACATTAGGTAGTGAGGTATTTAGTGAAAATCGTTATGGTTTCTTTATAAATAGCGTACAGTTGTTGAGTAAAACTCTTTCGAAAAATCAAAACTATTCACTGTATATCGTAGATGATCTGTTTGGTTATGAGGGTGTTTCATCTGAATGGACATGGATTGATATTGGTAATTATTATGCATCCGGCACATATGGAATAAGTATATTTGACAATAGTTACCGCCTGTTTTTTAATACAGTTGATAAAAATAGTTGTCCGGTTATCTTGAGAACAGAACCTGTAATTAAAAGACTAACTTTTAATAATGAACTTAAACTTAACAATACTGGTCGCGACAACGGATATATTTATGGTGCCCCTTTCTCATACGAAAGAACTTTAAGAGGAGATATTCCTGCCGGTAGAACATCATTTAGCATAAAAGGCGATATCCCGGATCCGGGGATGCTTTTAGGAGAGATCTTAGCTGATTATCTAAATAAGGCAGGTTATAAAGTCAACAATGTTGAAACGGCAAGGGAGGATTATTTAAAAAGACTCTGTTCACCAAAGAAAACGTACTCCTATTATAGAGTAGGGCAGTCGATATTTACCCAATTATCCCATCCCTTGTATGAAATTGTAAGAGAGGTTAATGTTGAGAGCAACAACCACTATGCTGAACATCTTATAAGAACAATTGGAAGAAACGATGTTAAAGATATTAATGAGAATGCATTGGATGCAGGCATTAAAGTTACAGCTGAATACTGGAAAAGTAAAGGAGTAGAAATCTCATCTTTATTAATGCACGATGGCAGCGGTCTTGCACCACAAAATTTTGTAAGTCCAAAATTCCTTACGGATATTCTTACATATATGCATAATGACAGCAGGTACAGTGAAGCATTTATCAGTTCATTGCCAAAAGCGGGTCAGGAGGGAACATTACGTAACTTTATGCGTAATACAAAGTACAGTGGAAAAATAATTGCAAAGAGTGGCAGCATTGGTGGAGTACAGTGTTATGCCGGTTATTTAATTGATGGCAATAAAAAGTATGCTTTTGCGGTAATGGTAAACAAGTTTAATACAACTAATACACAAGTCAGAGGAATAATTGAGCAATTCTTATTGAGTTTATAG